The DNA segment ATTTCAGATAAAACCAAAATAAACCGATAAAAGTATGCCGATCTCAGTTTTCGAAAAACGTCAGTATTCTCGGCATGCAAGGCACAGATAGCTGGCTGTTGAATGCGAGTTACACTCTGCCAAAGCTGAAATTAAGTAAgcaggaagccaggggcatgatgcAACAATGACGTTGATCCCTTTCTCCTTGCCCATGGGGGACGAAATTTCCTCAATGCGTTCTGCATAGCAGTGGGTTTGAGACCCCTGCTAGAAGTGAAGGGAGGACAGGAACATAGAATATTTGTTTGTTAGTGGTATCTGACATTGTGCGCTTGTTGTCACaatatgatttatggtttatcagggtttaacatcccaaagcgactcaggctatgagagacgccgtagtgaagggctacggaaatttcgaccacctgggttctttaacgtgcactgacatcgcacagcacacgggcctctagaatttcgcctccatcgaaattcgaccgccgcggccgggatcgaacccgcgtctttcgggccagcagccgagcaccataaccactcagccgacGCGGCGGCTTGTGTTGTCACAATACgtgcagtgcgccctccctgatGTGTTAGCTTGTCCACTCACGCATGTTATATCTATGAGTATCGTAAGTAATCATGGCTGATCAACACTGCACATTTGTTGATCACGTGTTTCTTCTTATGTCTCTGTAGTAGACGAGTACGATAGGCTGACTCAGCAACGTGCGCAGACGGGTGGGAATGACTACCGGAAAGTTGAAGCCGCGCAAGACCTGCAAGCAACGCTCTACCCCGATAGCGACTTGTGATGAAGTGACAAAAGCGGTGTCATCATGAATGCTAGCGACAGTCTGTGGCGGGTTTTCTCCAGAAAAAGCCCTGCCCGACGAAATTGCGAGGGCAAACAGCCTAGCATTTCCTGGTTTCTCCAGTTCTTGTCACGCCCGCCTGCATTCGCGAGGGGTACCCTCAAAGGCAGCTGTAACGCATGCACTAGCGTCACGCGCGCTGCGATAGTTTATAATTTTGCACACCTCCTACAAGCGTAGCAACGCGACTGCTTTCCGAATTTCTTAGTGTGGACAAAAATACTGTTGTCACTTACCAGCCAGTTCTTCTATATCGCCAGGATAATAATCTTCATCACCGCCATCCGGAGCGTCTTTGTCCCGCCAGTAGACCAACTTGTTTTTCGCCAAGTCCTTTGTAGATTTAGGGCAATAATCTTTAATTAGGCTGACTGGCACGACGGCCTTTTCACCGTCTTTATACAGCACGTATGCGAGCAACGGCTCCATAATAAAAAATATTTTCGTAGGCTAACAAAGCAGCGCAGCTAGGGACTCCAAAAATTGCACCTAATACCTAACACAGCTACGATGGCTAGAAGCTTTGGATACTTTTGGCTTGTTATGGCCATGCTTTGAAAAGGCAATTTTTTCTAGCGCGCACGCGGAGCATATTTTAATGAATACTTATAAACTTTACAGTTCTTTTTTGGGTAGAACAAAGCCGACTGCAGGTACCCAGTGGACTTCAAATTGCTACAGTGTTTTGCACAGCGCATTTCGCGGTTGTATCCGGAGGGCGAAAGTCAAGACAATCATGACTTCAAGAGTGAAGACCGGTCAAGACCGATAGAGCAGTGGTCACTTTGTTGTCACCTTTTGCTGCTATTTTGTTCAATTTCTCCCATTAAAGTTTGGTATTTTTTGCCTGTCTGTTTCATTTAGTTTTTGTTAGACTACTATGGATGGGGATGTGACCAAGAAACGACGGAAGCGTTATTTCTACAAAGACGAACCGTTTGTTGTCCCGAAGACCACACTTTACAGGAAGCAGCAAGAAGTGCGGCTTCGCGCTCAGCATTGTGCCTCATCGACGTCAGCTGCCTCAGCTGCCAACGACGGAAATGTCAACGGCGGAGGCGTTGTGGGCGATTTGCTGAATCTTTCAAGTGGCGAGCAACCAGCAGCAGAACAAGCGGCGCAGCCAGCCTCGCCTACTTTGAGTGCCCACGATGAGCAGGCAGGCGGCAGCTCGTATGCCGATGACGAAGATTTGTTCCGAACAGACGACTTTGACCGGCTTGGCGAAACACCCGAAGACAGCAGTTCTATGTCGGGAGAAACCGAAAACGACGACGGCGAACGCGATTTTCTGGCATCGGACTTTGTCGAGCTTGAGGCAGCAATACTTCCGGGCTCCACAACGACAAAGGCAGCCGCGATAATAATGATAATGGCGTTTGTCGTCACTCATGGCCTCACTTGGGAGGCCCTGAATGATCTGCTGCGCCTCATAGATGGTCTGTTTGGCTTTAAAGGTGATGTACTTCCTCGGTCAAAGTTTGTGTTCCGAAAGCTTTGGTCGTCGCGCAAGGAAAGGCTGGTGAAGCGGTTTTTTTATTGTGACACCTGTGGCAGTGTGCTTGTGTCAGTGCCCGGAATGTCATCAATGAGGTGCCCGGACTGCGAGGTTAGCACGGAACTTTGTGTTCTAAAAGCTCGGGgacattttttcatcattttaggTATGAAAGAACAGATGAAATGTTTGCTTGCAAAATCAAAGGCTGCATTGTTTGAAAGACTTGTGAACTTAAAGGCAGTCATTCAGCAAGGAGGAGCCGCACTGTTGCAGGACATCACAAGTGGATCTATGGCCGAGGAGTTGAGGAAGAGCGGCAAAATTGGCTCGATGGATCTTACCATCACTATCAACACAGAAGGAAGCCCCGTATtcaagtcatcgtcatcatctgtgTGGCCAATCCAGTTTTTGATTAACGAGCTGCCACCTTGCGACAGGCTAAAGAACTGCTTGATAGGTGGGCTGTGGTTCGGCCAGCACCCGTACATGAGAACCTTCTTAACCAAATTTGTTGAAGAGATCAATCATTTTGGCAAGATCACTTGGAAGGCAGGTCATACAGTGCTGTCATCAGGGCTGTACGCACTGTGCTGCTGCGTGGATGCGCCAGCCCGAGCATCTGTGATCAACATGGTCCAGTTTAATGGTCTCTTCGGCTGCCCTTGGTGCTACAATTGTGCCGAGTTTCACGAAGGTATGGTTGATCAAATTTGTCATTGCATCTGGCTGAACACTTGTGCATGTATGTTAACTTAGTGGATATGCTTAATAATTTCATATCTTAATTTTGAACAGCTTGTATTATGCGCTGAAATGCATTTAGGGTGTTCTGTCTGAGCTAGCTATGACCAAAAAATGGATAAGTTGAAGCGGTGTTCAAATACTGCTAAGGAAAAACGTTGCATTTGCAGCGGTCAGTTTGTATCAAAGTTGTCAGTGCACTTTATGAAAGCTCTGGCTGCTGCAAAATTTGCCATTAGAAACATGTGATATAGATGATGTGCCACACTTATCCGTGGCAGCAGATATGAGGTGGAAAGTATTGAAGGCGGGCCTAAAATTCCCCATCTAGACACATCATGCGAATGTCACGTGAGAGACTTATACCCAGCAAGAGTACTGTCATAAGCAAAAGTAAGGGCTTTCAGTCTCCATTCCAAACCAAGCTGCACTGTATACATGTGGGTGCTACCTGACGAAGTGCTCCTAGTGTCAAGATTGGCACACTGCGACGTTTTCAACAATATGAGCGTTTCGTCAGGCAGTGCCAGCATGCAGCGTGGAATATGGTTCGCACCATGGACAGTTGGATCGATTACTTTTGCTCATAATAGTTTAGTGCATAAAACATATGCAGGCATTGCTTAATTCCTGTAGATTCTGCTTTCTGCAGGCAAATAATCGAGCATGCACACTATTTCTCTCCTTTCAACAGGGGCCCAAAGGTA comes from the Amblyomma americanum isolate KBUSLIRL-KWMA chromosome 1, ASM5285725v1, whole genome shotgun sequence genome and includes:
- the LOC144121692 gene encoding uncharacterized protein LOC144121692, translated to MDGDVTKKRRKRYFYKDEPFVVPKTTLYRKQQEVRLRAQHCASSTSAASAANDGNVNGGGVVGDLLNLSSGEQPAAEQAAQPASPTLSAHDEQAGGSSYADDEDLFRTDDFDRLGETPEDSSSMSGETENDDGERDFLASDFVELEAAILPGSTTTKAAAIIMIMAFVVTHGLTWEALNDLLRLIDGLFGFKGDVLPRSKFVFRKLWSSRKERLVKRFFYCDTCGSVLVSVPGMSSMRCPDCEVSTELCVLKARGHFFIILGMKEQMKCLLAKSKAALFERLVNLKAVIQQGGAALLQDITSGSMAEELRKSGKIGSMDLTITINTEGSPVFKSSSSSVWPIQFLINELPPCDRLKNCLIGGLWFGQHPYMRTFLTKFVEEINHFGKITWKAGHTVLSSGLYALCCCVDAPARASVINMVQFNGLFGCPWCYNCAEFHEGAQRYMSVTVGEERTPGEMSKDMEFAEIKDAVNGLKGQSPLNHLKHFNIVFGHTVEYMHCVHIGVTKCLTDQWFDSANSQQPFYIAASAIFSASLCEFVCSM